The window GATCCGGTTCTGGCACCCGGGCGGCGAACTGCACGCCGTGGCGCTGGAGACCGACGTGCACCCGGGCTTCATGACCGACTGGCAGCAGCCGCTGGTGGTGGCGCTCACCCAGGCCCGGGGCCTGTCCATCGTCCACGAGACGGTCTACGAGCAGCGGCTGGGCTACACCGAGGCGCTCAACTCGATGGGCGCCAACATCCAGGTCTACCGGGACTGCCTGGGCGGCACGCCGTGCCGCTTCGGCCGGCGCAACTTCAAGCACTCGGCCGTGATCGCGGGGCCGAGCAAGCTGCACGCCGCCGACCTGGTCATCCCCGACCTGCGGGCCGGTTTCAGCCACCTGATCGCCGCGCTGGCCGCCGAGGGCACCTCCCGGGTCTACGGCGTGGACCTGATCAACCGGGGCTACGAGGACTTCGAGGCGAAGCTGGCCGACCTGGGCGCGCACGTCGAGCGCCCGTAACGTCGACCACTCCCGTACGCGCCCGGTGCACCGCGATGTGCACCGGGCGCCGTCGTTTGGCTACCCTTTCCGCGTGCCCTCGCTGTTTCGCCGCAAGTCCTCCGACCTCGTCGACGAGGCCGTCACCCCGGTGACCCCCGACGAGGAGTCCACGCTTGCCCAGCCCCGGGGCTACACCCCGAGCAAGAAGGAGCTGGGCAAGGCCACCCCGAAGCGGCCCACCGCCGGCCGTCGGCCGGCCGCGGCCACCAAGCCGTTGACCAAGGAGGAGCAGCGGGAGCGCAAGCGCCAGCTGCGCGCCGAGGCGGCGGAGGAGTTCCGTCGTGAGGGCGGTCCCCGCGACCGCGGCCCGGAGCGGCTGCTGGCCCGCAACGTGGTCGACTCCCGGCGTACGGTCGGCACCTGGTTCTTCGGTGGGGCGCTGATCGTGCTGATCGGCTCGAACGCCG is drawn from Micromonospora sp. NBC_01740 and contains these coding sequences:
- a CDS encoding DUF3043 domain-containing protein, with translation MPSLFRRKSSDLVDEAVTPVTPDEESTLAQPRGYTPSKKELGKATPKRPTAGRRPAAATKPLTKEEQRERKRQLRAEAAEEFRREGGPRDRGPERLLARNVVDSRRTVGTWFFGGALIVLIGSNAAMPPVVRLVSNILWGALALGVVVDSLLISRKIRKLVGERFPNTGQRMGSLYLYAIMRSITFRRMRAPAPRVNIGDPV